In the Lates calcarifer isolate ASB-BC8 linkage group LG24, TLL_Latcal_v3, whole genome shotgun sequence genome, one interval contains:
- the neurod6a gene encoding LOW QUALITY PROTEIN: neurogenic differentiation factor 6-A (The sequence of the model RefSeq protein was modified relative to this genomic sequence to represent the inferred CDS: deleted 1 base in 1 codon) yields MLTLPFDEPTSHQTSSPFRTSWTTNQFVKPVKSKRGRALEEDALEPRRADKDGDEEKKEAGGSHKKTLSQARLDRVRLRRIEANARERNRMHGLNNALDSLRKVVPCYSKTQKLSKIETLRLAKNYIWALSEILSTGKKPDLLTFVQTLCRGLSQPTTNLVAGCLQLNARRFISEPGGESFSLYPAFYRNHGPEVAGSNPGDGGGPLRPFGSLCGPYEALCDSPASDCASPLDTGTFSPSSNFNGFFSLKHEEPTDYRSCHYGLFSISQGSSSDLGPYDIHRGRFYQVRGELNKPIHIENCSLKYSSILPRENGKI; encoded by the exons ATGTTGACTCTGCCATTTGACGAACCGACCTCACACCAGACCAGCAGTCCATTCAGGACCAGCTGGACCACCAACCAATTCGTCAAACCGGTGAAGTCCAAACGGGGCCGAGCCCTGGAGGAGGACGCGCTTGAGCCCAGGAGAGCGGATAAAGACGGagatgaggaaaagaaagaagcaggGGGTTCTCATAAAAAGACCCTCAGTCAGGCCCGGTTGGACCGGGTTCGACTGCGGCGTATCGAGGCCAATGCGAGGGAGAGGAACCGGATGCACGGTTTGAACAACGCGCTGGACAGCCTGAGGAAAGTGGTCCCCTGCTACTCCAAGACGCAGAAGCTGTCCAAAATAGAGACGCTGCGCTTGGCCAAGAATTACATCTGGGCCCTCAGTGAGATTCTGAGTACCGGGAAAAAGCCGGATTTGCTTACGTTCGTGCAGACACTGTGCAGGGGTCTCTCTCAGCCCACCACTAATCTGGTGGCCGGGTGTCTGCAACTCAACGCCCGCAGATTTATCTCGGAGCCGGGAGGGGAGTCGTTCTCCCTCTATCCAGCCTTCTACCGCAACCACGGACCCGAGGTTGCGGGCTCTAACCCGGGCGACGGTGGCGGGCCCCTGCGGCCCTTCGGCTCCCTCTGCGGCCCCTACGAGGCTCTTTGCGACAGTCCCGCTTCAGACTGCGCGAGCCCTCTGGACACAGGGACGTTCAGCCCATCCAGTAACTTCAACGGGTTTTTCTCCCTGAAACACGAA GAGCCGACGGACTACCGGAGCTGCCACTACGGCCTCTTCTCGATCAGCCAGGGCTCTTCGTCAGACCTCGGCCCCTACGACATCCACCGGGGTCGGTTTTACCAGGTGCGGGGGGAATTAAACAAGCCCATCCATATCGAGAATTGTTCATTAAAATACAGCTCAATCCTCCCCCGTGAAAACGGAAAAATATAA